CACACCCCTACTCGGCGGCGTACCGGGAGCTCCTCCGGACGATGCACAAGCGGGCCTACCTCGACGGCAACATCAGGAAGGACGCCGGCGTCGACGACGAGGGGCGGACGTTCCTCCGCTACGATGGCGTGTACTACGACTATCGCCTCGCGTTCAGGGAGGCTCGGTCCTGACGGGCGGCGGCCCATCCCGGCGGAGCAGTCGCGTCAGGTATCCCTGATCTCGAACCGCGCCCCGCCGAGTGCGCTGGCGTCTGTCACCTCGATCTCCCAGCCGTGCCCGGCGACGACCTGGCGGACGCTCGCCATCCCCAGTCCGACGCCCGTGCCGTCCGGCTTCGTCGAGAACCCCGGCGCGAACAGCTCCTCCCTGATCGACGGATCGACGCCGGGACCGTCGTCCTCGTAGAAAAACCCGTCTTCGAGCGGGCCCATCCGGACGGTGACGTCGTCGTCGCCGTGCTCGATCGAGTTCCGCACGAGGTTCTGGAGGAGCCGGTGGAACGCCTCGGGGTCGGCCTCGATCTCGACGGGGTCGACGACCTCGTATGACGCCCCCGCGCCCGGGTCGGCCGTCGCCCACACGTATTCGAGGGCTTCCTCGACGGCGATCGGCTCGGGGTCGGCGACGACCTCGCCGTTCCGTAGGGTCTCGGCGAGGTCCGTTCTGAGTTCGTCGATCCGGTCGACGGCGTCGATAGCCCGCTCGATGTGCGCCTCGTCGTCGGTTTCGAGCGCGAGTTCGAGCCGGCCCCGAGCGGTCGCGATCGGCGTCTGGAAGTCGTGGGAGATGAAGCTCGCGAACTCGTCGAGCCGGTCGTGCTGCCGCCTGAGTTCCCGCTCGCGCTCCCGCCGGGCCGTGACGTCCCGCGCGGAGACGACGATCGCGGTCACGGCCCCCTCGTCGTCTGTGACCGGCCGGAACATCCCCTCGACGAAGACCGAGTCGCCGCCCGGAACCGGGTGTTTGCTCTCGAATTCGACGTACGCTCCCGAGGCCGCGCGTTCGATCCACTCGTCGACGTCCGGCCGCGACGTCTCGGGCCACCACGGCGTCTCCCGGAACGCCGCCCCGATCAGCTCCTCGCGCTCGGCGTCGACGTACTCCAGTGCGGTGCGGTTGACGTCCCTGACCGTCCCGTCGGGCGCGAGCAGTCCCACGAGGACGTTCGGGTCCTCGAAGATGGCGCGGAACCGCCGCTCGCTCCGCTCCAGTTCGGCCTCCCGCTCTTTGAGCGGCGTGATGTCCGTGATGAACCCTTCGAGCACCCGCTCTGTCTCACCGTCGACGGCCGTGAGTTCGGCGGCGCTCGGCGGCCGCTCGGTGATCCGCCCGCGCTCCCACATCCACTTGATCGAGCCGTCGGAGGCCACGACCCGATAGGTACACTCGAAGGGCTCGTCGTCCTCGATCGCCTCTTGGACGATCTCCCAGGTCCGCTCGCGTTCGTCGGGATGGAGGACGTCCGCGCCCCACTCGACGTCCCCGGACTGGAGTTCCTCGGGCGTGTATCCGACGAGGCGTTCGGTCTCGCCCGCGACGTACTCCATCGGCCACCCGGACTCGTTCCGGCACTGATAGATCATCCCCGGGAGGTTGCTCACGAGCGTCTCCAGGCGTCGCTTGCGGTTGTCCGCGGTCCGCTGGGACCGGAGCCGCTCGACCGCATGCTCGATGCGGTTCGCCAGCAGCTCGAACTGTTCGGTCCCGCGCTGCTTCTGGAGGTAGTCGGTGACGCCGGCGGAGATGGCGCGGCTCGCGACCTCCTCGGATCCCTTGCTCGTGAAGAGGATAAAGGGGAGATCCGGATAGCGCTCCCGCACCGTCTCGAGGAAGTCGATGCCGGTGGTCGCCGTGAGGTCGTGATCGGAGACGACGCAGTCGATCCGCTCGGCGTCGAGACGGGCGAGGGCGTCCTCGACGGTGTGGGCCGACTCGACCGTCAGGTCATCGCCGTGTCTCGGCAGAAACGCGGCGGCCAGGTCGGTGAACTGGGGATCGTCGTCGACGTGCAGCACCCGGATCCCCGAAGCCATAGACGATCCGTTCACGGGCGAGCGTATTAGAGATTTCTCGTCGCGACGACAGTTACGTGCCGGATCGACCGTGACGGTCGGCCCGGTCGCACGGGAGATCGAGGTCGGCGGCGGCCGCCTCCAGCGCGTCGACCCGCTCGCGGAGGTCGGCCCCGAAGTCAGGGTCGTCGAGCCACGCGAGGCTCCGGCGGGCCGTCGCCAGCGATCCCCGGAACGCGCTCTCGGCCAAACAGATCCCCGTTTCGGCGTCGGCGACGACCGCGCCGCGTCCCAGGTCGACGACGGTCTCGGCGAGCCGGAGGACTTCGAGTGTGGTCTCCGCGACCGTGAACGGGACGGTGGCGGCCCGCTTCCGGTCGCGCGCCGTCGACTCTTCCGACCCGCTCCCGAACAGTTCGTCGACGACGGCGGCGTCTTGGTCCGCGAGCGCGAGGAGCGTCTCGCGGTGGCGTTCGAGCGCCGCACGGCAGTCGGCGAGGCGCTCTGCGTCCCGGTCCGGAACGTCGCCCGCCGAGTGGACACAGCACATCTCACAGAGTGCGGCCCCCATCGCTCCCGAGACGGCGAGCGCCGTCCCGCCCGCCGGCGCGACGCGCTCGGCGGCGATCCCGTCGGTCAGTTCCGCGACCGTCCGCTCGGTTGGGGACATCGTCGGTGCTTCGGCCACGGCGGTGTTGAGTGTTTGGCCGTCGCCGGCGACGCCGCTTTGATCGGGTCGTCCCGACGCTCAGTTCGTGGTAACGATCTCGACGACGTCGCGGTGGGCGAGTTCGTGGTCGGCGCCGACCTGACGGTTCGAGCGGCAGTCGATGCCGTGGAGGAGGCCGTCGCCGATGTCCGAATGCAGGTGGTAGGCGAAGTCCTCGGTCGTCGAACCCTCGGGCAGGACGAAGCAGTCGCGGAAGACGCCTTGGGTGTCGGCGCGGCCGTTCGCGCTCCCGGGGAAGACCGCGATGGCGCCCATCACGTCGAAGAGCGCCGATTCGAGGACGTCCTGGACGCCCGTGCCGTCGTACTCCGCGACGTACTCGCGGATCTGTTCGAGCCCCGCGGCCTGCTCCTCGGAGGGGTCGCCGACGATCTCGAAGGTCGACGCGCCGGGCTGGTAGTCGA
This is a stretch of genomic DNA from Halobellus sp. MBLA0158. It encodes these proteins:
- a CDS encoding PAS domain S-box protein; translated protein: MASGIRVLHVDDDPQFTDLAAAFLPRHGDDLTVESAHTVEDALARLDAERIDCVVSDHDLTATTGIDFLETVRERYPDLPFILFTSKGSEEVASRAISAGVTDYLQKQRGTEQFELLANRIEHAVERLRSQRTADNRKRRLETLVSNLPGMIYQCRNESGWPMEYVAGETERLVGYTPEELQSGDVEWGADVLHPDERERTWEIVQEAIEDDEPFECTYRVVASDGSIKWMWERGRITERPPSAAELTAVDGETERVLEGFITDITPLKEREAELERSERRFRAIFEDPNVLVGLLAPDGTVRDVNRTALEYVDAEREELIGAAFRETPWWPETSRPDVDEWIERAASGAYVEFESKHPVPGGDSVFVEGMFRPVTDDEGAVTAIVVSARDVTARRERERELRRQHDRLDEFASFISHDFQTPIATARGRLELALETDDEAHIERAIDAVDRIDELRTDLAETLRNGEVVADPEPIAVEEALEYVWATADPGAGASYEVVDPVEIEADPEAFHRLLQNLVRNSIEHGDDDVTVRMGPLEDGFFYEDDGPGVDPSIREELFAPGFSTKPDGTGVGLGMASVRQVVAGHGWEIEVTDASALGGARFEIRDT
- a CDS encoding cyclodeaminase/cyclohydrolase family protein, which produces MSPTERTVAELTDGIAAERVAPAGGTALAVSGAMGAALCEMCCVHSAGDVPDRDAERLADCRAALERHRETLLALADQDAAVVDELFGSGSEESTARDRKRAATVPFTVAETTLEVLRLAETVVDLGRGAVVADAETGICLAESAFRGSLATARRSLAWLDDPDFGADLRERVDALEAAAADLDLPCDRADRHGRSGT